A single Xiphias gladius isolate SHS-SW01 ecotype Sanya breed wild chromosome 18, ASM1685928v1, whole genome shotgun sequence DNA region contains:
- the LOC120804470 gene encoding protein-glutamine gamma-glutamyltransferase 2-like gives MLVIPPVTCKSWCQTMDCKQQTTHNNGATGHGHCQLKLVNFEAHDNHISHETQGLSKKHLVVRRGKPFKFTLMFHGRSWDPHTESLALEVCLGGLSETIPVQFSDMQSDPHQWSAKIYPGNMHPASVTIYICSPVLSSVALYDLLVHIETKWNRRSYAVGTFVLLCNPWLNDDTVYMPLDVHKQEYIKSDYGLVYMGSNININQRPWSFGQYEPGVLEACLKLLQITPQHLSNKHKDYIQRADPVYLSRVVCAMVNCNDDLGILEGKWQGSYKGGVKPNEWSGSAEILHQWVSSNFSPVRYGQCWVFASVLCTVMRVLGIPSRVVTVFNAAHDGDASLKVEEFYSSRGEKLNLSKDSIWNFHVWVECWMRRPDLGAGFDGWQVLDPTPQEKSAGIFRCGPSPVVAIQQHCFGAPYDTPFVYASVDADIVRLILHNGQVVGRAVDTEWVGQLIYTKSAGSDSPENLTHTYKSKQSKRRRETSSQRGRSPSLEVSLNIDGVPSVGSSIRMYVTVKNQSSNPRVLMEHLNAQMKEYNSGPKESFWKIHKEVHIQPHEVLTLQHTIPPSEYESILAGDDIVNLAVVIKDVKTKERVLDTQEFNIRTPQITIEIEGGDSIQMKEQHTAQVSFTNRFTKALNESVLTVEGCGLLHGKHEARLSLLKPGETIVKKVSIMATSPGTKLLLATFSHNNSHTVVSRGFHKVSVRPAL, from the exons ATGCTTGTCATTCCCCCAGTCACTTGCAAGTCCTGGTGTCAGACCATGGACTGCAAGCAACAGACAACGCACAACAATGGTG CCACTGGCCATGGTCATTGCCAACTGAAGTTAGTCAACTTTGAGGCTCATGACAACCACATTTCCCATGAGACGCAGGGGCTCAGCAAAAAGCACCTGGTGGTGCGAAGAGGGAAACCGTTCAAGTTCACTCTGATGTTTCACGGCCGGTCGTGGGATCCTCACACCGAGAGCCTGGCCCTGGAGGTTTGCCTCG GCGGTCTGTCAGAGACGATCCCAGTCCAGTTCTCTGACATGCAGTCAGACCCCCATCAATGGTCAGCCAAAATCTACCCAGGCAATATGCATCCTGCGTCAGTCACCATCTACATCTGCTCCCCTGTTTTATCCTCGGTGGCTCTATATGACCTCCTGGTCCACATAGAGACCAAATGGAACAGAAGGAGCTACGCAGTGGGAACATTTGTGCTGCTTTGCAACCCTTGGCTGAATG ATGATACAGTGTACATGCCACTGGATGTCCACAAACAAGAGTATATCAAGAGTGATTATGGGTTGGTGTACATGGGCAGCAATATAAACATTAATCAGCGTCCCTGGTCGTTTGGTCAG TATGAGCCTGGGGTCCTGGAGGCATGTCTGAAGCTCCTGCAGATCACCCCACAGCACCTCagtaacaaacacaaagactaCATTCAACGAGCAGACCCTGTCTACCTTAGCAGGGTGGTCTGTGCTATG GTAAACTGTAATGACGACCTGGGTATTTTGGAGGGGAAGTGGCAGGGCAGCTACAAAGGTGGTGTTAAACCTAACGAGTGGAGCGGCAGTGCTGAAATCCTTCACCAATGGGTCTCCTCCAACTTCAGCCCTGTGCGCTATGGACAGTGCTGGGTCTTTGCATCCGTCCTCTGCACAG tgatgagAGTACTGGGGATTCCCTCCAGGGTGGTGACAGTTTTTAATGCAGCCCATGACGGTGATGCCAGCCTGAAAGTTGAAGAGTTTTACTCGAGCAGAGGGGAGAAGCTCAACCTGTCAAAGGACAGCATTTG GAACTTCCATGTGTGGGTGGAGTGCTGGATGAGAAGACCAGACCTCGGTGCAGGGTTTGACGGCTGGCAGGTATTGGACCCGACCCCCCAGGAAAAGAGTGCCG GGATATTCCGCTGTGGACCTTCCCCAGTAGTTGCTATTCAGCAACACTGCTTTGGTGCCCCATACGACACCCCGTTCGTCTATGCCTCCGTTGACGCTGACATCGTACGCttaattttacacaatggaCAGGTGGTGGGGAGAGCGGTGGACACTGAGTGGGTGGGCCAGCTGATTTACACTAAGAGCGCTGGCTCAGACAGCCCAGAGAATCTGACACACACTTATAAGAGTAAGCAAAGTAAGAGAAG GAGGGAAACCAGCAGCCAGA GAGGAAGGTCACCTAGTTTGGAGGTGTCCCTAAACATAGATGGGGTGCCATCAGTGGGTTCGAGCATTCGCATGTATGTGACGGTCAAAAACCAGTCAAGCAACCCCAGGGTCCTGATGGAACACCTCAACGCCCAGATGAAAGAGTACAACAGCGGCCCAAAGGAGAGCTTTTGGAAAATACACAAAGAGGTGCACATACAGCCGCATGAGG TTTTGACACTCCAGCACACCATCCCGCCCTCTGAGTATGAGTCGATCCTGGCAGGTGACGACATTGTGAATCTTGCTGTGGTGATAAAGGATGTGAAGACTAAAGAAAGAGTCCTGGATACACAGGAGTTCAACATAAGGACACCACAGATAACCATAGAG ATCGAAGGAGGCGACAGCATCCAGATGAAGGAGCAGCACACAGCCCAGGTGTCCTTCACTAATAGGTTTACCAAAGCTCTGAATGAATCTGTGCTGACTGTGGAGGGATGTGGCTTGTTGCACGGCAAACATGAGGCCAG GCTGTCTCTTCTAAAGCCAGGCGAGACGATAGTGAAGAAGGTGTCCATCATGGCCACTTCACCTGGCACTAAATTGCTGTTGGCCACATTCTCACACAACAACAGCCACACCGTCGTTTCCAGGGGCTTCCACAAAGTCTCTGTCAGGCCTGCATTGTAG